A single genomic interval of Vicia villosa cultivar HV-30 ecotype Madison, WI unplaced genomic scaffold, Vvil1.0 ctg.001992F_1_1, whole genome shotgun sequence harbors:
- the LOC131637424 gene encoding pentatricopeptide repeat-containing protein At4g16390, chloroplastic-like, whose translation MASRLYSSSLSNIPLFLSISTPSPSSSSSSSSCNRNFKFKPLSHLNQSSLHHPVTNSSSSSKTKIWVNPNRAKSKPFRTKPFTSRSRFLLQLAASLDSCDPTQEQVSAILNRLGDKDIAEKDAVFILDKMVNPKAAFVVLRYLRDKVQHVRYNGVVLYNVTLKVFRKCNDFEGALKVFDEMLQRGVKPDNITFTTMINCARMSAIPDKAVELFEKMPGFGCEPDAVTCSAMVYAYAQTNHVDFALRLYDLAKIEKWPIDVMTFSALIRMFDLSGNYDGCLNVHLEMKSLGVKPNVKTYNSLLVAMLRGKRHWQAKIIYQEMISNGVLPDYTTYSTLLRVYTIAQYGQDALRVYKEMKGKGMNLTIDLYNVLLAMCAKVGANDEALEVFKDMKSSGTCHPDVWTFSALSNVYSNSGKVSKVEGVLDEMIKSGFEPNIFFMVSLVKCYGKAKQIDNIVNVFDRFLNLGIIPDDRFCGCLLNVMTQTPKEEFGKLINCVEKVNTKLGYVVRYLVEGQDSDENFSKDASELLNSIDAEAKKPICNCLIDLCVHLNLPDRAHILLSIGLMHGIYRSMQSRSQTKWSLHLKNLSIGAAMTAFHAWINDLSKALESGEKFPPLLGINTGRGKLKNSSKGIASILESHLKELNAPFCEDPNEAGWFLVTEEAAKSWLESRGSTQSIAALDSMVLNAPSMALPH comes from the coding sequence ACCAATCTTCTTTACACCACCCAGTTACaaattcttcatcttcatccaaaACCAAAATTTGGGTCAATCCCAATAGAGCCAAATCTAAACCTTTCCGAACCAAACCCTTTACCTCTAGGTCCCGTTTTCTCCTTCAACTCGCCGCGTCTTTGGACTCGTGTGATCCCACTCAGGAACAAGTCTCTGCAATTCTGAACCGTTTAGGAGACAAAGACATTGCGGAAAAAGATGCCGTGTTCATTCTTGATAAGATGGTGAACCCCAAAGCTGCATTCGTTGTTCTTAGATACCTTAGGGACAAAGTTCAACATGTTAGATATAATGGGGTGGTTCTTTACAATGTGACTCTCAAGGTGTTTAGGAAATGTAACGATTTTGAAGGAGCActgaaggtgtttgatgaaatgcttcAAAGAGGGGTTAAGCCTGATAATATTACTTTTACTACTATGATTAACTGTGCTAGGATGTCTGCTATTCCGGATAAGGCTGTGGAGTTGTTTGAGAAGATGCCGGGTTTTGGGTGTGAGCCTGATGCTGTCACATGCTCGGCTATGGTGTATGCGTATGCACAAACTAATCATGTTGATTTCGCTCTACGACTATATGATTTAGCAAAGATAGAGAAATGGCCTATTGATGTGATGACGTTCTCGGCCTTGATTAGAATGTTTGACTTGTCTGGAAACTATGATGGATGCTTGAATGTACACTTAGAAATGAAGAGTCTCGGTGTGAAGCCTAATGTGAAAACGTATAACAGTTTGTTGGTTGCCATGTTGAGAGGTAAGAGGCATTGGCAAGCCAAGATTATATATCAAGAGATGATAAGTAATGGAGTTTTGCCGGATTATACGACTTATTCAACTCTTTTGCGAGTCTATACTATTGCACAATATGGTCAAGACGCTCTTCGTGTTTATAAAGAGATGAAAGGGAAAGGAATGAATTTGACTATAGATCTCTATAATGTGCTTTTAGCTATGTGTGCTAAAGTTGGCGCTAATGATGAAGCTCTAGAGGTTTTTAAAGACATGAAAAGTTCTGGGACTTGCCATCCCGACGTTTGGACTTTTTCAGCCTTGAGTAATGTATATTCCAACAGTGGGAAAGTTTCCAAGGTGGAAGGGGTGTTGGATGAAATGATCAAATCTGGCTTTGaacctaatattttttttatggtaTCACTTGTCAAGTGCTATGGAAAAGCTAAGCAAATTGACAATATTGTGAATGTATTTGATCGATTCTTGAATCTGGGAATCATTCCAGATGATCGCTTCTGCGGTTGTCTGCTGAATGTTATGACACAAACACCGAAGGAAGAGTTTGGTAAACTAATAAATTGTGTTGAGAAGGTTAACACAAAACTTGGGTATGTGGTAAGATACTTGGTGGAAGGGCAAGATAGTGATGAGAATTTCAGCAAGGATGCATCAGAACTTTTAAATTCAATTGACGCTGAAGCAAAGAAGCCTATATGTAATTGTCTGATTGATCTTTGTGTCCATCTGAATCTGCCCGACAGAGCGCACATCCTTCTTAGCATAGGGTTGATGCATGGAATATATAGGAGTATGCAATCAAGATCTCAAACAAAGTGGTCTTTGCACCTGAAGAACCTCTCGATTGGAGCTGCTATGACTGCATTTCATGCTTGGATAAATGACTTATCTAAGGCTTTGGAATCGGGTGAGAAGTTTCCACCACTACTTGGAATTAATACAGGGCGAGGAAAACTCAAGAATTCAAGCAAGGGTATAGCTAGCATACTTGAATCGCATTTGAAGGAACTCAATGCTCCGTTCTGTGAAGATCCAAATGAAGCTGGCTGGTTTTTGGTTACAGAGGAAGCAGCCAAATCATGGCTGGAGTCCAGGGGATCAACCCAATCCATCGCTGCTTTGGATTCTATGGTTTTAAATGCTCCATCAATGGCTCTTCCacattga